TCACCAGCTCGAGTGGATTCCCTTTGCCAAGTACAGGTATTTTGGGGTGCTGCAGCGTATTGCAATCTGCTATTTTAGCACGGCAATGATACTATACTATTTTAGGGATAAAGGTGCTGCAGTTATTAGTATCTTCCTTCTACTCCTCTATTGGCTAATTTGCTATTACGGTAATCCAGCAGATCCTTATAGTCTGGATGGTTGGTTTGGAACGACACTAGATATCCGAATCTTTGGTGCTTCCCACCTCTATCACGGCGAAGGAACAGCATTTGATCCAGAGGATGTCTGGAGCGTATTTCCGGCCATCAGTCAAACGATATTCGGGTATATCACAGGAAAATACATTATTCAAAAACTGACCGGCAAAAGTGAGCTGATGAACCTATTTGTCGTAGGCCTGGTCTTTATTTTAGTGGGCTATCTATGGTCATTTGCTTTTCCTATTAATAAGAAAATCTGGACCAGCAGTTACTGCGTATTCACAACGGGTATTGCCATCTCTTTTCTTGGTATATTAATCTATCTCATCGAATTTCAAAACATCAGAGGGATATTTTATACTGTCTTTGACGACTTCGGCAGGAATACACTATTTATCTATTGTCTTAGCGGGCTACTCCCTACGATTTGTTCATTTATTCTCATTGGGGATAAACATCAAAACCTTTGGAACTTTAGCTATCATTTCCTGTTTGATGGTTGGCAAAATCAACAATTATCCTCCGCGTTATTTGCATTGCTATTTGTCGCTTTGAATTGGTTGATCGCCTATTATTTACGAAAGAAAAAGATCTATATCAA
The Sphingobacterium multivorum genome window above contains:
- a CDS encoding acyltransferase family protein gives rise to the protein MTRFKSLDIFRGFTLAAMILVNNPGNYHHVFPPLEHSIWHGCTFTDLIFPFFLFAVGNAMAFSLKNSDQLAPTRYWNKILKRTIILFLLGLFLNIFPFAEWNSLHQLEWIPFAKYRYFGVLQRIAICYFSTAMILYYFRDKGAAVISIFLLLLYWLICYYGNPADPYSLDGWFGTTLDIRIFGASHLYHGEGTAFDPEDVWSVFPAISQTIFGYITGKYIIQKLTGKSELMNLFVVGLVFILVGYLWSFAFPINKKIWTSSYCVFTTGIAISFLGILIYLIEFQNIRGIFYTVFDDFGRNTLFIYCLSGLLPTICSFILIGDKHQNLWNFSYHFLFDGWQNQQLSSALFALLFVALNWLIAYYLRKKKIYIKI